In Carya illinoinensis cultivar Pawnee chromosome 10, C.illinoinensisPawnee_v1, whole genome shotgun sequence, one DNA window encodes the following:
- the LOC122279163 gene encoding U-box domain-containing protein 35-like isoform X1 codes for MMSVSAEKTELLSSINGTVSGGYEEQFNRSYSCATVMEEEEEEEEEDGESSSDFFEINRGLLLGDQENDYEASLFSFDFQTWNDCVFVAVGNTESSSSMGALAWTLNRLVSPSTVLRLLHVFPVIRYIPSPLGPLPRSKVKPELVKNYVMQEKGKRRKHLQKFLDTCSVSKQVKVDVMLVEGDNITKAILDLIPILNIRKLVLGTTESSLRKSESKRGNGIADQILHNAPETCEIKIVSRGKEVIDRMIVWPSPSSNTSKSKSMREGEEDKPHASFLCMCFNFKTPV; via the exons ATGATGTCAGTCTCGGCCGAGAAGACAGAATTGCTTTCCTCCATTAATGGAACAGTAAGCGGTGGATACGAGGAGCAGTTCAACAGATCATATAGCTGCGCGACCgtgatggaggaggaggaggaggaggaggaggaagatggTGAGAGTTCGAGTGACTTCTTCGAGATAAACCGTGGATTACTCCTTGGAGATCAAGAGAACGACTACGAGgcaagtttgttttcttttgattttcagACCTGGAACGACTGTGTCTTTGTGGCAGTCGGCAACACGGAGTCGAGCTCGAGCATGGGTGCGCTGGCGTGGACCCTGAACCGCCTTGTTAGCCCCTCCACCGTGCTTCGCCTCCTGCACGTCTTCCCGGTTATACGCTACATTCCAAGTCCAC TAGGACCGCTTCCAAGGAGTAAAGTGAAGCCGGAGCTGGTGAAGAACTACGTGATGCAGGAAAAAGGCAAGAGGAGGAAGCACCTCCAAAAGTTTCTTGATACATGCTCTGTTTCAAAG CAGGTAAAAGTAGATGTAATGCTGGTTGAAGGTGATAACATCACAAAGGCTATCCTGGACCTTATTCCGATTCTCAATATCAGAAAACTAGTGCTTGGAACCACAGAATCAAGTCTAAG GAAATCGGAGTCAAAAAGAGGAAATGGGATTGCTGATCAGATCCTTCACAATGCACCCGAAACCTGTGAGATTAAGATTGTCTCCAGGGGGAAGGAAGTCATCGACCGGATGATTGTGTGGCCCTCTCCAAGCAGCAATACCAGCAAGTCTAAATCCatgagagaaggagaagaagataaACCCCATGCTTCCTTCTTGTGCATGTGTTTTAACTTTAAGACCCCTGTTTAG
- the LOC122279162 gene encoding serine/threonine-protein kinase D6PKL2-like, with protein sequence MASKTGVRASTKQQQKTAGVQIVETNDPTPLALELLKASKSDTVALEQVPKSVQNTLKQLRGEGAENKESPSSNKKGLSNSFINKFNSSTSLLVLEQAATEVDSAVNDTRGPLEGSVSQEKKASEYGSLNNSSVSAKVSDGNSSLAKTSGSAKISDRVDFVESGKSSMCRGSTSSDVSDESTSSSFSTSISKPHKANDIRWEAIQAIRARDGVLGLGHFRLLKRLGCGDIGSVYLSELSGTKCYFAMKVMDKGSLATRKKLLRAQTEREILQSLDHPFLPTLYTHFETDKFSCLVMEFCPGGDLHTLRQRQPGKHFPEQAVKFYVAEVLLALEYLHMLGIVYRDLKPENVLVRDDGHIMLSDFDLSLRCTVSPTLVKTSSVESDPLRRNPVYCVQPACVEPSCIQPSCVAPTTCFSPRLFSSKSKKDRKPKNDIGNQVSPLPELMAEPTDARSMSFVGTHEYLAPEIIKGEGHGSAVDWWTFGIFLYELLFGKTPFKGSGNRATLFNVVGQPLRFPESPVVSFAARDLIRGLLVKEPLHRLAYKRGATEIKQHTFFEGVNWALIRCATPPEIPKPVEIERLPAPMASTSEKAAAAMPAPEKKGSDNYLEFDFF encoded by the exons ATGGCCTCAAAAACTGGTGTCAGAGCTTCCACCAAACAGCAACAGAAAACAGCTGGTGTTCAAATAGTAGAAACAAATGATCCGACACCTTTAGCTCTAGAGCTTTTGAAAGCAAGCAAATCTGATACAGTTGCACTTGAACAAGTACCGAAATCTGTTCAAAACACATTGAAGCAACTTAGGGGTGAAGGTGCGGAAAATAAAGAGTCACCAAGTTCTAATAAAAAGGGGTTGTCCAATTCtttcattaataaatttaattcgagTACTTCCTTACTGGTTCTTGAGCAAGCAGCGACAGAAGTAGATTCTGCTGTAAATGATACAAGAGGCCCACTGGAAGGTTCTGTCAGTCAAGAAAAGAAGGCATCGGAGTATGGTAGCTTGAATAACAGTTCAGTTTCTGCAAAAGTTAGTGATGGGAACAGCAGTCTTGCCAAGACCAGTGGCAGTGCCAAGATTAGTGACCGCGTTGATTTCGTTGAGAGTGGCAAGAGCAGTATGTGTAGAGGAAGCACAAGCAGTGATGTAAGCGATGAAAGTACCTCTAGCAGTTTTAGCACCAGTATCAGCAAGCCTCACAAAGCAAATGATATTAGATGGGAAGCCATCCAAGCTATTCGTGCAAGAGATGGGGTTTTGGGTTTAGGCCATTTTAGACTGCTGAAGAGGCTGGGTTGTGGGGACATTGGCAGTGTGTATCTGTCTGAGTTAAGTGGAACGAAATGTTATTTTGCAATGAAGGTTATGGATAAAGGGTCTCTAGCAACTCGTAAAAAGCTACTTCGTGCTCAGACAGAAAGAGAGATACTGCAATCTCTGGACCATCCCTTCCTTCCAACACTGTACACCCACTTTGAGACAGATAAGTTCTCATGCTTGGTAATGGAGTTCTGTCCTGGTGGAGATTTGCACACTCTTAGGCAGAGGCAGCCAGGGAAGCATTTCCCCGAGCAGGCTGTCAA ATTTTATGTAGCCGAGGTCCTGCTAGCTCTAGAATACCTCCACATGCTTGGTATCGTCTACCGTGATCTTAAGCCAGAAAATGTCCTTGTGAGGGATGATGGACACATAATGCTTTCTGATTTTGATCTTTCACTCCGCTGTACTGTTAGTCCAACTCTTGTCAAAACCTCATCTGTGGAGTCTGATCCATTACGAAGGAATCCTGTGTACTGTGTCCAGCCGGCTTGCGTTGAGCCTTCCTGCATCCAGCCATCCTGTGTAGCCCCTACAACATGCTTCTCACCTCGTCTCTTTTCAAGCAAGTCCAAGAAGGACCGGAAACCCAAAAATGATATAGGAAACCAAGTCAGCCCATTACCTGAGCTCATGGCTGAGCCAACTGATGCCCGGTCTATGTCTTTTGTTGGGACACATGAGTACCTGGCACCTGAGATCATTAAGGGTGAAGGTCATGGAAGTGCTGTTGATTGGTGGACTTTTGGAATATTTCTGTACGAGTTATTGTTTGGTAAAACTCCTTTTAAGGGATCAGGAAATCGAGCTACCTTGTTCAATGTTGTGGGTCAGCCTCTTCGTTTTCCTGAATCTCCGGTTGTCAGTTTTGCTGCAAGGGATCTCATAAGGGGGTTGCTTGTAAAGGAACCACTGCATAGATTGGCCTATAAACGAGGGGCAACTGAGATCAAGCAGCATACCTTCTTTGAAGGTGTAAATTGGGCATTGATACGCTGTGCTACTCCGCCTGAAATTCCGAAACCAGTTGAGATTGAGAGATTACCTGCTCCAATGGCATCAACAAGTGAAAAAGCTGCTGCTGCTATGCCTGCTCCTGAGAAGAAAGGTTCAGATAATTATCTTGAATTTGATTTCTTTTAG
- the LOC122279163 gene encoding U-box domain-containing protein 35-like isoform X2, with protein MMSVSAEKTELLSSINGTVSGGYEEQFNRSYSCATVMEEEEEEEEEDGESSSDFFEINRGLLLGDQENDYEASLFSFDFQTWNDCVFVAVGNTESSSSMGALAWTLNRLVSPSTVLRLLHVFPVIRYIPSPLGPLPRSKVKPELVKNYVMQEKGKRRKHLQKFLDTCSVSKVKVDVMLVEGDNITKAILDLIPILNIRKLVLGTTESSLRKSESKRGNGIADQILHNAPETCEIKIVSRGKEVIDRMIVWPSPSSNTSKSKSMREGEEDKPHASFLCMCFNFKTPV; from the exons ATGATGTCAGTCTCGGCCGAGAAGACAGAATTGCTTTCCTCCATTAATGGAACAGTAAGCGGTGGATACGAGGAGCAGTTCAACAGATCATATAGCTGCGCGACCgtgatggaggaggaggaggaggaggaggaggaagatggTGAGAGTTCGAGTGACTTCTTCGAGATAAACCGTGGATTACTCCTTGGAGATCAAGAGAACGACTACGAGgcaagtttgttttcttttgattttcagACCTGGAACGACTGTGTCTTTGTGGCAGTCGGCAACACGGAGTCGAGCTCGAGCATGGGTGCGCTGGCGTGGACCCTGAACCGCCTTGTTAGCCCCTCCACCGTGCTTCGCCTCCTGCACGTCTTCCCGGTTATACGCTACATTCCAAGTCCAC TAGGACCGCTTCCAAGGAGTAAAGTGAAGCCGGAGCTGGTGAAGAACTACGTGATGCAGGAAAAAGGCAAGAGGAGGAAGCACCTCCAAAAGTTTCTTGATACATGCTCTGTTTCAAAG GTAAAAGTAGATGTAATGCTGGTTGAAGGTGATAACATCACAAAGGCTATCCTGGACCTTATTCCGATTCTCAATATCAGAAAACTAGTGCTTGGAACCACAGAATCAAGTCTAAG GAAATCGGAGTCAAAAAGAGGAAATGGGATTGCTGATCAGATCCTTCACAATGCACCCGAAACCTGTGAGATTAAGATTGTCTCCAGGGGGAAGGAAGTCATCGACCGGATGATTGTGTGGCCCTCTCCAAGCAGCAATACCAGCAAGTCTAAATCCatgagagaaggagaagaagataaACCCCATGCTTCCTTCTTGTGCATGTGTTTTAACTTTAAGACCCCTGTTTAG